TTTAGATTTGTAATATTACCGCTTAAATTATTTACTAGaaaatgtatattgtatattcatTATGTTACTATAATTATGGTCGTCGTCGAGGAAGAGGAGCCATACTGCAAAACTGACTTTAATTGTTAATCCCACATGCTATGGGAGAATTAgaatttctattaatttattaaatcataCTTGTcacaattttgatgaaaaatgtcattttgtcaTTCAGGTTCTTTGACGGCACAGAGATTTTTGACCGTTGTAAATGACCAACATCCAGATGACCTTGAAGAAGTATCAAGACAATTATGGATAAGAATGTGGTCAAAGGTcaagtagtttaaaacatttattttttctattataatataattatattaacttacttaaaatgtatatatctaATTCTAAACTAACTAAATTTTCACCATATTAGTATGTTCCCAATTTTCAAACAATCAAACCCCAATGGAATATATAATTATCTTATTATtacatatacaaatattataatattttttatataacacctaaataaatttctgtcatttgattggacgattgtgggtcacatggcgtgcaatagtacgcactattaaacgatcgtttaatagtactttttgaaacatttttgtgtacgaaaaaaaaaacgtctcgcagatgaaaaaaaatctagtacacaaattatcctatgatatatggctctgtactgtgaaatacaacagcgccacctgtcgtctggtctcagtttcatttgtaaacaccaacgcgagatatgcaacagcagcagatatttgtgtacgatttggacattatgtactaatttcattcaaagaggcatttaaattagctttagatcgtttttaggattttgattaattaatggggacatccctacaagacgtggaattgttggaaaaaccataattagcttagataagttccaattgtctgtcgaagttttgcctttcagccaagctagtactaggctactaggtctagcctactaggccatgctagtattaggctaggcctagcctaggcgtgttagccttgctaggcctaggattgtttggtcgtttgttgacataattaacacaaaagtaggtgtgtttacgaaatccaaataaatataacatttaatataaaattattaaaaaccaaatgttattgtttttaatcaatgtgtgtgaatgaaatgtagtaagctttggctagggctaccttttatttgattcaaataactaatttatttagatgttatataaaacaaataatgaatgttttgtattcgtgtaatggtacaaagaatggcacttggtgaatgatgaaaggttatatcaactcggcgttgcctcgttgatataacctttcatcattcacctcgtgccattatttgtaccattacactcataaacattcattatttgtataatattacatatttacagGATGAAGATATTTCAGATCCCACATCCGTTCTTGAGGTATGTGAATATTGAACTTTCTTTTCATAAAACttttttcaatcaaatttacaaaagactgaattaatatttttgttgagttggatgaacattttaaatttattattatattacaccATATTTATTGTCATATCAAATCTACATCTTGAAATATTTTTAGGCAGCCCAGGCTGCTGGAATGTGAAAGGTCAAAGATCAATCAACAAAAGAACAGTTAAAAAGAATAACAGGCATTGCACTCAAgtaagtaattttatttttaaaattaattcaatttacagtatatattggCGAGTCTGTTGTATACAATTacatattcaaataaaaaatgtgattttaatttgTAGGCATTTGGCGCACCATGGATATTAGCTTACAGTGATGGAGAAGTAAAGACATTTTGGGGTACAAATAAAATACCTCTTTTAGCTCATGTAATAGGTAAAAACGCATGCAAATTATCAAATACTTGTAGTAGTAGGCATAcgtattttagtattttaaaatcactGTATTATTATCAGTATTGTCATCATATCTTTGTCAATGTTTTCATTAGAAATTAATActgtgataatattattttatacttacAGGTGAAAAATGGGAAGGTCCATTAAAACCATCATCAAAATTATAGTCTGCTGCCCTCTACATATTTCAGCTtgtcaaattttttattttaatcaaaaatTGTATCATGGTTTATATTTTGATTGcagttaatatttgtttttatctaCCAATATTATCTTCATGGAGGCTACTATCTTGAATTCATTACTACAAGACACCAGTTTAGGAAGTAATATTGTGAAACATTAATTATAACCtttgaatactgtattaatatcaATCATAGatgttataaacaaaatatatttttaaatgatgaCTTTGTTGTAAAATATGGTGTaacaataaagtaaaagaattatCACGAGTTTATTTGCATATAGTTGTTATTGGAAtagctaaaataaaaaaatgacagAAATTAAATTTCGAGTAAGTTAGGTCCATCCCCCCAAACACCCTCCCTCGCCAAACCATTGTATTCTCTCTATTATAACACTAAATCTGTGTTTTAACTTTAAAGTGATCTGAGCATCTCGGAAGTAGTAAATCAAAAACACTCCTTGTATTAGAATTATTAGGTTGTCATTTTGACTGAACTTATTACTGTTACAAACTGAACATAAAGCATTCCTTTATTatgcaaaatatttaaaaaacaacatttttgtttacttCTGGTTTAATTGATTTCGAATTGATAGATTTTGAATGAAAGTtttatagtttgtttttatgggttgctactaaagctctgtccacactgaAGAGCAAGTGTGATCaattgtaaagctctgtattcacactttatgtgacaaaaaaatgtgatatgcccatatacagtatggacatttaatgatgtcatatcactaccatatttgggcatatcgctaccatatttgggcacatcacacttttttgatagtgtagacagagcttaagtttgttatatttagattaaaaaaatgaaatgtgattttaGGTGACAAAGCGTGGACCTCGCTACCCCTACCACTGGACCTTCCCCTGATCACATGATTATGACATCATGGTCTCTGCAGGTTTATATTTGACATACTGTAGACATCAAATAATACTAAGAAAAGATAACatttaataaaactttattaaaataataattttgacctCAAGAAAAAGTTATTTTCTCGAGTCATTGGAACAACATTCATAATAATTAACATTACTATCATAATCAacaataattacatataaatattctaaaacttaacaataatatacaatacataaGTATACACAGATGGAAAATAAACGTACAGAacatattattactttaaaatgacaattgttatttattaataattatactgcaaagtagattattaatattattatattattaaatgatttaatattttatttcttataacacattaatatataatactataggcattcatacacaactatcacaatgtaatatggcagtatgctcactgtatacacattcatacacaactatcacataatgtaatattgcagtatgctcactgcatacacattcatacacaactatcacataatgtaatatggcagtatgctcactgtatacacattcatacacaactatcacataatgtaatatggcagtatgctcactgtatacacattcatacacaactatcacataatgtaatatggcagtatgctcactgtatacacattcatacacaactatcacataatgtaatatggcagtaagctcactgtatacacattcacacacaactatcacataatgtaatatggcagtatgctcactgtatacacattcatacacaactatcacataatgtaatatggcagtaagctcactgtatacacattcacacacaactatcacataatgtaatatggcagtatgcttactgcatacacattcatacacaactatcacataatgtaatatggcagtatgctcactgtatacacattcatgcacaactatcacataatgtaatatggcagtatgcttactgcatacacattcatacacaactatcacataatgtaatatggcagtatgctcactgtatacacattcatgcacaactatcacataatgtaatatggcagtatgctcactgcatacacattcatacacaactaccacataatgtaatatggcagtatgcttactgcatacacattcatacacaactatcacataatgtaatatggcagtatgctcactgcatacacattcatacacaactatcacataatgtaatatggcagtatgctcactgcatacacattcatacacaactatcacataatgtaatatggcagtatgctcactgcatacacattcatacacaactatcacataatgtaatatggcagtatgctcactgtatacacattcatacacaactatcacataatgtaatatggcagtatgcttactgcatacacattcatacacaactatcacataatgtaatatggcagtatgctcactgtatacacattcacacacaactatcacataatgtaatatggcagtatgcttaCTGTACACATTCACACACAACTATCACaaaatgtaatatggcagtaagctcactgtatacacattcatacacaactatcacataatgtaatatggcagtaagctcactgtatacacattcacacacaactatcacataatgtaatatggcagtatgctcactgtatacacattcacacacaactatcacataatgtaatatggcagtatgctcactgtatacacattcatacacaactatcacataatgtaatatggcagtatgctcactgtatacacattcatacacaactatcacataatgtaatatggcagtatgctcactgtatacacattcatacacaactatcacataatgtaatatggcagtatgctcactgtatacacattcatacacaactatcgCATAATgcaatatggcagtatgctcactgcatacacattcacacacaactatcacataatgtaatatgtcagtatgctcactgtatacacattcacacacaactatcacataatgtaatatggcagtatgctcactgcatacacattcatacacaactaccacataatgtaatatggcagtatgctcactgcatacacattcatacacaactatcacataatgtaatatggcagtatactcactgcatacacattcatacacaactatcacataatgtaatatggcagtatgctcactgtatacacattcatacacaactatcacataatgtaatattgcagtatgctcactgtatacacattcatacacaactatcacataatgtaatatggcagtatgctcactgtatacacattcacacacaactatcacataatgtaatatggcagtaagctcactgcatacacattcatacacaactatcacataatgtaatatggcagtatgctcactgcatacacatccatacacaactatcacataatgtaatatggcagtatgctcactgtatacacattcacagacaactatcacataatgtaatatggcagtatgctcactgcatacacatccatacacaactatcacataatgtaatatggcagtatgctcactgtatacacattcacacacaactatcacataatgtaatatggcagtatgcttactgtatacacattcatacacaactatcacataatgtaatatggcagtatgctcactgtatacacattcatacacaactatcacataatgtaatatggcagtatgctcactgcatacacattcatacacaactatcacataatgtaatatggcagtatgctcactgcatacacattcatacacaactatcacataatgtaatatggcagtatgctcactgtatacacattcatgcacaactatcacataatgtaatatggcagtatgctcactgcatacacattcatacacaactatcacataatgtaatatggcagtatgctcactgcatacacattcatacacaactatcacataatgtaatatggcagtatgctcactgcatacacattcatacacaactatcacataatgtaatatggcagtatgcttactgtatacacattcatacacaactatcacataatgtaatatggcagtatgctcactgtatacacattcatacacaactatcacataatgtaatatggcagtatgctcactgcatacacattcatacacaactatcacataatgtaatatggcagtatgctcactgcatacacattcatacacaactatcacataatgtaatatggcagtatgctcactgtatacacattcatacacaactatcacataatgtaatatggcagtatgctcactgtatacacattcacacacaactatcacataatgtaatatggcagtatgctcactgcatacacattcacacacaactatcacataatgtaatatggcagtatgctcactgtatacacattcacacacaactatcacataatgtaatatgacagtatgctcactgtatacacattcatacacaactatcacataatgtaatatggcagtatgctcactgtatacacattcatacacaactatcacataatgtaatattgcagtatgctcactgtatacacattcatacacaactatcacataatgtaatatggcagtatgctcactgtatacacattcatacacaactatcacataatgtaatatggcagtatgctcactgcatacacattcatacacaactatcacataatgtaatattgcagtatgctcactgtataggcctacacattcatacacaactatcacataatgtaatatggcagtatgctcactgtatagacattcacacacaactatcacataatgtaatatggcagtatgctcactgtatacacattcatacacaactatcacataatgtaatatggcagtatgctcactgcatacacattcatacacaactatcacataatgtaatatggcagtatgctcactgcatacacattcacacacaactatcacataatgtaatatggcagtatgctcactgtatacacattcatacacaactatcacataatgtaatatggcagtatgctcactgtatacacattcacacacaactatcacataatgtaatatggcagtatgctcactgtatacacattcatacacaactatcacataatgtaatatggcagtatgctcactgcatacacattcatacacaactatcacataatgtaatatggcagtatgctcactgcatacacattcatacacaactatcacataatgtaatatggcagtatactcactgcatacacattcatacacaactattacataatgtaatatggcagtatgctcactgaatacacattcacacacaactatcacataatgtaatatggcagtatgctcactgcatacacattcactacaaatgaaatatatcatatatatttattatttataaaataagtatattttatatttataaaataaaataggcactggtttaggcctacttttggtTTTCTGaagatacaaacaaaataatattttgtgaaAATTAATGTTTCATTGAAGAGTCAAGCATACAAGTGTCAGATAAATTGAACatatcatataggcctaggcctaggcctatatttaatcATATATTAGAaggaaataattgtttataagaTTCATGTTTTAATGTAAAAGTCGAGTTGAGGCAGTCAGTAGTAGGCTAGTAAGTATGCCTAGCACAGGCAAACAAGGTATAAGTTCTAGACCTATTTAGGCTAGACCTAGGCCTACACAGTttttagctagctaggcctagcctagtctagtCTCTAGAGAGAGCTTAACCTACTTTCTAGGCCGCCTAAATAAACTCATCATTTTTTAGGCATTGTtgcctaggcctatgttttaGCCTACCTACTCTAGTAATAATATAGTGCTTGATGAACAATTTATACAGATTTTTGTTCTATGTGGCTGCAGACATTGAGTCAGATAGATCCAAATAAAATGAAcgaatttgaaaatgaaaatcataattatatctAGCTGCTGCAGCTGTTTTGATTACGCGTATGATGTAGACACGCGCACGACAAGGAAGCTGAATATGGATGAATTTGATTATCACGACCAAATATATAACTAAATCAaagtttatttctttaaaaactacaatttaaataacaaattattactaaacaatttttataacaTGTCTATTAATTACATGTCATTTTTATCACAGATacaattctattttttaattacaatattgaCACTTAAGTACTGcgaattttacaaaattaatgcGCTCTTTATATGAATTGAGACGTAGTACATACTACTGTAGTAGGCGGATGATGATcgtgaaattatttataatagaaCAATATTCTTCTCTTTAAACACTCTTCGGTCAAGTAATTGATTACATCACCTGATAGATTGCAATCCCGCATGTAAAGCTCCCTCAGCTTAGGACACATAATGAGTAATGAAGACAATGAATTAACAATGTTGTGAAGGTTATTTCGAGAGATATCGAGAATATCTAATGGCAATTGAACTTGTTTGTGAGAACAGTCTGTACTCAAGTGATTGATGACATCAACTGATAGATTGCAATCCCGCATGTAAAGCTCCCTCAGCAGCTTAGGACACATAATGAGAAATGaagacaatgaattaacatcaatGTTGTGAAGGTTATTACCAGAGATATCGAGAATATCTAATGGCAATTGAACTTGTTTGTGAGAACATTCTGTACTCAAGTGATTGATGACGTCAACTGATAGATTGCAATCCCGCATGTAAAGCTCCCTCAGCTTAGGACACATAATGAGAAATGaagacaatgaattaacatcaatGTTGTGAAGGTTATTACCAGAGATATCGAGAATATCTAATGGTAATTGAATTTGTTTGTGAGAACATTCTGTACCCAAGTGATTGATGACGTCGCCTGATAGATTGCAATCCGGCATCCAAAGCGCCCTCAGCTTAGGAGACATAATGAGTAATGAACACATTAAATTAACATCAATGTTGTGAAAGTTATTACCAGGGATGTTGAGATAAGTTAATGCTAATTGAACTTGTTTGAGAGAACATTCTGTAACAAAGTGTTTGAATGCATCAGAGTCTCCTATTAGATTCTTAATAATCGTTCGTTCGTCACATTCAGCTATGGCTAAAATGTGTGCAATTACTTTTCCCTTGCATTCCCCTGCCATCCTACCACTACTAAAACGCTCGATTTTTTCATCAAAATCCTCCATGCAATAAAGTTGCATAATCAGACGTATGAAATGCCCATCACATTGTACATCTGGAAAAATGTGTTTAATAAACAATCTTATGGAATTAGCTATATCGTCCAAATGATTCTTTATTTCTAAATTTTGAATGTgattatttaattcatttatcacatcatttctttgttttttaacaaaatttaaatgaGCTGGTAGAGAACGGTATGTTGACAAATTATTTGTTATCCAATGCTTTAAAAATACATTAGCGTTAGCACCAAGGAAACCAATTGCAAACTCTCTTGCTTTGTATAAATACTCACTTTCTCTTATCACCTCCCATTCTTTATCATCCAATGGTGCAAGTAATCGTTTTATATCTGTGTTACATCCACACTTCATACCTTTACTTTCACATAATTTACACTCACCCCATGTATTATCATCAAATGGTGTAAGTAGCCGTCTTACATCGTCTTCGCATTCAAACTTCAAACCTTCACTTTCACATAATTTGCTCAAGTACAGTCCTACCAATGACTCAACTATCAACTTGTGGGGTGGCATGAAAACACTTTCAAAGTTAGATTTTAAAATTGGTGCTTCTTCGTAAACAAATCCAAGTTTGACGGCCATGTCAACCAAGTCCTTATTCGAATGTgtattattcaaatcttttcTGTTTATTGAAAGTTGATTTTGTTTTAAGCTTTTATACATACACTTTCCTAGCAAAACCATAGCGTATACATACTTCGCTGGGGTGTCTTCAAATTTAGAAATTTTggcaaattgtttttgtttgtta
This is a stretch of genomic DNA from Antedon mediterranea chromosome 3, ecAntMedi1.1, whole genome shotgun sequence. It encodes these proteins:
- the LOC140043539 gene encoding NACHT, LRR and PYD domains-containing protein 4C-like, whose amino-acid sequence is MNNRYKVDISQMFTDMELQKETENNKGGNPTTLEEEIDVISSKPGCKALIEGEGGIGKTTILRHLSYMWATPNQSNNIFEGKIVFFLCLRDLEKDADIYDLIVKQLDMTDFNLETDLPEDPRLIKKCIKILEDKIVLLLDGLDELRFNNQSVISLFRKDNFKKSTVILTSRSENIDEFKRECNVHVRVKGFNQERIWEYIDKYFKYFREPQLGESLKRELYNQTNYFPKHPEAYSMCKNPMSLLSICMLWENDQSLPSDSSDLFKQLFRSILNQFNKQKQFAKISKFEDTPAKYVYAMVLLGKCMYKSLKQNQLSINRKDLNNTHSNKDLVDMAVKLGFVYEEAPILKSNFESVFMPPHKLIVESLVGLYLSKLCESEGLKFECEDDVRRLLTPFDDNTWGECKLCESKGMKCGCNTDIKRLLAPLDDKEWEVIRENVQCDGHFIRLIMQLYCMEDFDEKIERFSSGRMAGECKGKVIAHILAIAECDERTIIKNLIGDSDAFKHFVTECSLKQVQLALTYLNIPGNNFHNIDVNLMCSLLIMSPKLRALWMPDCNLSGDVINHLGTECSHKQIQLPLDILDISGNNLHNIDVNSLSSFLIMCPKLRELYMRDCNLSVDVINHLSTECSHKQVQLPLDILDISGNNLHNIDVNSLSSFLIMCPKLLRELYMRDCNLSVDVINHLSTDCSHKQVQLPLDILDISRNNLHNIVNSLSSLLIMCPKLRELYMRDCNLSGDVINYLTEECLKRRILFYYK